From a region of the Mesomycoplasma ovipneumoniae ATCC 29419 genome:
- a CDS encoding P97 family adhesin, giving the protein MIMSKPKQKSLFNVLRKNILSKTGIAVSLFGVGVFTATAVLTTRISYSGNPRENVQNFAKKINLVSFKLGDLSANDDYYSIKNIIFDENGNKQKDLDLSRLVDVFQKTNDLNQKIDLTDEVDIHKPHLKFVDITANDDSRSFEIKYQVKQKLPDQSFVQSDIYSQEISFLQKSQFLRSNFSSKLQKIIKLFQTKFSSLKDKNSTKEFSADSGNTQATLNDNIFLRRAEDILSFLNLARTSKELENKISKLLPQIKHILFDIYNSEENLIPDSNNKIFNFTFEKNQLTNEYAFVDGRGFLNLFLKAEFSLEAQKLLDFPEVKSWIEPVRIVDNEGNSLFTTSKSLIESIELSNTESKKLVNISVLDFLNLLQTKFTLSNFDIKNKKINKEIVQIINQVLEKPLNIGLKNSSNKLPNEGVNLVFDPFNVEISKNDSKFDLKLPYRIQISEKFYGKESSEIVEEKLGVLNLENFSIIDENSDQKIDDGRYFLFLNQNFDLKMLKKDDTAKDKKELSEVKKTEKTEESEAKQVSVQDDTVSTESQSTTTTQSTTTDATSQNDTTAQPESTNQSEGNTQTKKQPKYKYFLLDSNNPYSKKEIDQLIQDNDFEKLSRYLQSISGYNYNYSNHESLIKAWTGTLIFPFDYANSFKADNSLHAQKTGTISLDSTQFLQNPNETGAFYSFLAKQNPRLVVQAFVDFLKISGLIFNFVDLDRDYNFDWNKIFESATQVKLNSSNFKKFSFNNQYSNLENSGFVSTLFLPKDVKSKISTLKNDEKILESLTSLNLFAQKSDQIAKFEKIDENIANFETLADVISAFYYKAGLLNNYQNWSEIALLDSEIIFEPNDEISLSDLEEIKKQNPSVQNEDISKKYKAINYYYKLGIRDEFGTISAPLFESPKTTLILKTIDEKTAKINEVTKKLDQIIDAIPVSYQTIHLSEEDFQKLTEQNGGTTSGSGAVAVQAALVSSLSSQILELKSLAKPFSDTEKTEQVQETQQGEQVGQVQQGQEVQAEQQTQEGGGEQQAQESETEQKTEEVQPTEGETETQTPVETEKQDELTKKLPKFGAEISQILKQSFTSLFTSTEKDSPKLKINIEIKDDILKDPNKKLITIQVGIPESYLDQLTAEEKTDQEAKKVEENSDQTQTDQEKSDSESTSDQNQTSQQQENNGSTSDQGQTDQQTDSGSSEPATVETKQVLTSEEIPAAPAPAAPSPAPASPAPAAEPTTSPAPTPAVPAPAETPASAEPTQQPKEEKYRYSKKFNITVIKQVSASQTSSDSTPETTEQS; this is encoded by the coding sequence ATGATTATGAGTAAACCTAAACAAAAATCACTATTTAATGTTTTGAGAAAAAATATTTTGTCAAAAACGGGAATAGCAGTTAGTCTTTTTGGGGTTGGGGTTTTTACGGCTACTGCCGTTTTAACTACTCGGATTTCTTATTCGGGTAATCCGCGAGAAAATGTTCAAAATTTTGCCAAAAAAATTAACTTAGTCTCATTTAAATTAGGTGATTTATCTGCTAATGATGATTATTATAGTATAAAAAACATAATTTTTGATGAAAACGGAAACAAACAAAAGGATCTCGATCTTAGTCGCCTTGTTGATGTTTTTCAAAAAACAAATGATCTAAACCAAAAAATTGATCTCACTGATGAAGTTGATATTCATAAACCACACCTAAAATTTGTTGATATTACAGCAAATGATGATAGTCGAAGTTTTGAAATTAAATATCAAGTTAAACAAAAGTTGCCTGACCAAAGTTTTGTGCAATCAGATATTTATTCTCAAGAAATTAGTTTTTTGCAAAAATCACAATTTTTACGATCAAATTTTAGCTCTAAATTACAAAAAATTATCAAACTTTTTCAAACTAAATTTTCTAGTCTAAAAGATAAAAACTCAACCAAAGAATTCTCAGCTGATTCGGGAAATACCCAGGCGACTTTAAATGACAACATTTTTCTAAGGCGAGCTGAGGATATATTAAGTTTTTTGAATTTAGCCCGTACTTCAAAGGAGCTTGAAAATAAAATAAGTAAATTATTACCACAAATCAAGCATATTTTATTTGATATATACAATAGTGAGGAAAATTTAATTCCTGATTCTAATAATAAAATCTTTAATTTTACCTTTGAAAAAAATCAGTTAACAAATGAATATGCCTTTGTTGATGGTAGAGGTTTTTTAAATTTATTTTTGAAAGCTGAATTTAGTTTAGAAGCTCAAAAACTACTTGATTTTCCTGAAGTTAAAAGTTGAATTGAACCAGTTAGAATTGTTGATAATGAAGGAAACTCATTATTTACAACTTCAAAATCTTTAATAGAAAGTATTGAGTTATCAAATACTGAATCTAAAAAATTAGTCAATATTAGTGTTCTAGATTTTCTAAATTTATTACAGACAAAATTCACCTTATCGAATTTTGACATAAAAAACAAAAAAATTAATAAAGAAATCGTTCAAATAATCAATCAAGTTTTAGAAAAACCTTTGAATATTGGATTAAAAAATTCATCAAATAAATTACCTAATGAAGGTGTTAATTTAGTTTTTGATCCTTTTAATGTTGAAATTTCTAAAAATGACAGTAAATTTGACTTAAAATTACCTTATAGAATTCAAATTTCTGAGAAATTTTACGGTAAAGAATCATCGGAAATAGTTGAAGAAAAATTAGGTGTTCTTAACCTAGAAAACTTTAGCATTATTGATGAAAATAGCGACCAAAAAATTGACGATGGACGCTATTTTCTTTTTTTAAATCAAAATTTTGATTTAAAAATGCTCAAAAAAGATGATACTGCTAAGGATAAAAAAGAACTTTCTGAAGTTAAAAAAACTGAAAAAACTGAAGAATCAGAGGCAAAACAAGTTTCTGTACAAGATGATACTGTTTCCACCGAAAGCCAATCTACAACAACCACCCAATCTACAACAACTGACGCAACTTCCCAAAATGACACAACAGCTCAACCCGAATCTACTAACCAATCTGAAGGTAATACTCAAACCAAAAAACAACCAAAATACAAATACTTTTTACTAGATTCTAACAATCCTTATAGTAAAAAAGAAATTGATCAACTAATTCAAGATAATGATTTTGAAAAATTAAGTCGTTATCTTCAAAGTATAAGTGGTTATAATTATAATTATTCAAATCATGAAAGTCTAATCAAAGCTTGAACTGGAACATTAATTTTCCCATTTGACTATGCAAATAGTTTTAAGGCTGATAATTCACTACATGCGCAAAAAACCGGTACAATTTCATTAGATTCGACTCAGTTTTTGCAAAATCCTAATGAAACTGGTGCTTTTTATTCATTTTTAGCAAAACAAAATCCTAGACTTGTAGTTCAAGCATTTGTTGATTTTTTAAAAATATCAGGTTTAATTTTTAATTTTGTTGATCTTGATAGAGATTATAATTTTGATTGAAATAAAATTTTTGAAAGTGCAACACAAGTTAAACTTAATTCAAGCAATTTTAAGAAATTTAGCTTTAATAATCAATATAGCAACCTTGAAAATTCAGGATTTGTATCAACATTATTTTTACCTAAAGATGTTAAGTCCAAAATTTCAACTTTAAAAAATGATGAAAAAATTCTTGAATCATTAACAAGTCTAAACCTTTTTGCCCAAAAAAGTGATCAAATTGCAAAATTTGAAAAAATTGACGAAAATATCGCTAATTTTGAAACTTTAGCAGATGTAATTAGTGCCTTTTATTACAAAGCAGGTCTTCTAAATAATTATCAAAATTGGTCAGAAATTGCCCTTCTAGATTCAGAAATTATTTTTGAGCCAAATGATGAAATTTCACTGAGCGATCTTGAGGAAATTAAAAAACAAAACCCTTCTGTCCAAAATGAAGATATTTCAAAAAAATATAAAGCTATTAACTATTATTACAAATTAGGAATAAGGGATGAATTTGGAACAATTAGTGCTCCACTTTTTGAAAGTCCAAAAACCACACTAATACTCAAAACAATTGACGAAAAAACTGCAAAAATTAATGAAGTTACTAAAAAACTTGACCAAATAATCGATGCAATTCCCGTTTCTTACCAAACAATTCACCTTAGTGAGGAAGATTTTCAAAAATTAACCGAACAAAATGGCGGGACAACAAGTGGCTCAGGTGCAGTTGCGGTTCAAGCAGCTTTGGTTTCTAGTCTTTCTTCGCAAATTTTAGAATTAAAATCGCTTGCAAAACCTTTTAGTGATACTGAGAAAACTGAACAAGTTCAAGAAACTCAACAAGGTGAACAAGTTGGGCAAGTTCAACAAGGGCAAGAAGTTCAAGCCGAACAACAAACTCAAGAAGGCGGAGGAGAACAACAAGCTCAAGAATCTGAAACTGAACAAAAAACTGAAGAAGTTCAGCCAACTGAAGGTGAAACTGAAACTCAAACCCCTGTTGAAACTGAAAAACAAGACGAACTTACAAAAAAATTACCAAAATTTGGTGCAGAAATTAGCCAAATTCTTAAACAAAGTTTTACTAGTTTATTTACTTCAACAGAAAAAGATAGTCCTAAATTAAAAATTAACATCGAAATTAAGGATGATATTTTAAAGGATCCAAATAAAAAACTTATCACAATTCAAGTAGGAATTCCAGAATCTTATCTAGATCAACTTACTGCCGAAGAAAAAACCGATCAAGAAGCAAAAAAAGTCGAAGAAAATTCAGATCAAACCCAAACTGATCAAGAAAAAAGTGATAGTGAAAGCACTTCAGATCAAAACCAAACTAGTCAGCAACAAGAAAATAATGGGAGTACTTCAGATCAAGGCCAAACCGACCAACAAACAGATAGTGGATCAAGCGAACCAGCAACTGTTGAAACAAAGCAAGTTTTAACTTCTGAAGAAATCCCAGCTGCACCAGCTCCGGCAGCCCCATCACCAGCGCCTGCATCACCCGCTCCAGCTGCCGAACCAACAACTTCCCCAGCTCCAACTCCAGCAGTTCCAGCACCAGCTGAAACTCCAGCGTCCGCCGAACCTACCCAACAACCAAAAGAAGAAAAATATCGTTATTCAAAAAAATTCAATATTACTGTAATTAAACAAGTTAGCGCGAGTCAAACTTCAAGCGATTCAACACCAGAAACCACAGAGCAAAGTTAA